CAGCGTCGCGAGCATCATGTCGGTGGCGAAGACTCGCCCCCGCAACCGATCCGGCACCTCGCCCTGCAGGGCGAAGTTCGACATCACCCAGTTGCTCCCGCCCGCGAAGTGCGCCACGAAGACCAGCAGCAGCACCAAGGGGAACCAGCGGACCACCGACGCGCCCAGGTAGGACAGGCCGTAGAGCGACATGGACAGCGCCAGCCCGGGCAGCAGCCAGGACCGGTTGGTCAGCACCCGACGCATCAGGATCGGCCCCACCAGAGCCCCCGCCCCGCGCACCGCGAAGAGCAGGCCAGCGCCCAGCGAGCCGACCCCGTACACGCCGGCGAGCAGCGGGAACACGGTCAGCACCCCGTTGCCCAGGCCGACCGCCGACTTCACCGTGACCAGCGCCAGCACCCGCGGCCGGTGCCCGATGTAGCCGAGTGCCTCGCGGACCGCCGGCCAGGTCCGCTGGGCCGGCCGGTCGGCGTCCCGGGGCGCCTGCAGGGGCCGGCGGATCCGTGTGGCGAGACCCGCGGCCAGCGCCAGGCCCACCGCCGCAACCCAGAAGCAGACGTACGGGCCGGCAGCCGAGCTGAGTACGCCGCCGAGCGAAGCGCCGACCACCGTCATGGTGCCCCAGGCTGAGCCGGCCACCGCGTTACCGGCCGCCAGCTCGCCCGGCTCCAGCACGTTGGGCAGCGCGGCCTGGGCGGCCGGCGAGTAGAACGCCTTGGCGACCGCCACCACCCCGATCGCCACCAGCGCCAGCCAGGCCGTTCCGTCCCGGACGCCGAGCAGCAGCAGCACGCCCACCAGCGCCGCCACGTTCGCGGCGATCATGATCTTCCGCCGGTCGAACCGGTCGGCCACCGTGCCGGTGTACGGCAGCAGCAGCGCCACGATGCCGGTGTCCACCGCCAGCACCAGCGCGCCCCAGACCCCGCTGCCGGTCAGCTGGGGCAGCAACACCAGCAGCGGCACCATGACGAACCAGTCGGCACCGAAGACCACCAGCTCGGCGAGGAACAGGTTACGGAAGCTCCGGTTGCCGGTGAGAACCGAGAGGGTGGACGCCACGGAGCAGGACCCTACCCGGATGACAGGGCTCTATTTCGGCGCGACCAGCCACGACCGGTCCCGGGATCCACCCGGAGCCGGCCGGCCTCGGAAGCCGGAACGCCCCCGGCGGGTCGGAACCCGCCGGGGGCGTTTCACCGTGCCGGTCCGACTACTCGGTCGGCTCCGACGGAGGCAGCGGCGAGGTACGGCTGCGCGGCAGCCGCAGCACCTCGAACTGGTCCGTGCCGTCCACCAGCGCACCCGACGGGGCGGGTCGCCCCGCCGCCGGCTGCGATCCCTCGGTCTGCGCCGCTGCCGGCGCACCGGACGGCACCGCGACCTGGTTCGGGCCGGCCGGCTCGTCGGTCTCCGGTCCGGTCGAGCCGGTCACCGCCG
The nucleotide sequence above comes from Micromonospora sp. NBC_00389. Encoded proteins:
- a CDS encoding MFS transporter, encoding MASTLSVLTGNRSFRNLFLAELVVFGADWFVMVPLLVLLPQLTGSGVWGALVLAVDTGIVALLLPYTGTVADRFDRRKIMIAANVAALVGVLLLLGVRDGTAWLALVAIGVVAVAKAFYSPAAQAALPNVLEPGELAAGNAVAGSAWGTMTVVGASLGGVLSSAAGPYVCFWVAAVGLALAAGLATRIRRPLQAPRDADRPAQRTWPAVREALGYIGHRPRVLALVTVKSAVGLGNGVLTVFPLLAGVYGVGSLGAGLLFAVRGAGALVGPILMRRVLTNRSWLLPGLALSMSLYGLSYLGASVVRWFPLVLLLVFVAHFAGGSNWVMSNFALQGEVPDRLRGRVFATDMMLATLAISVSQLAVALVVDVVDERVVLAGCGLVTLVYAVGWRIATRRLSLTTPAAEPVPDPAG